The genome window CTGAGTGTCTGTGATACACGCCTGTCGACCACCATTGGCAACAGTGCGGGTGTTACCGTCAAAACAATCGAGCATTTAATAGCGGCTTTGTCGGCCTGTGGTATAGATAACTGCCGTATTGATATTGATGGGCCGGAAGTTCCGATTATGGATGGCAGCGCAAAACCTTTTGTCGATCAGATACTGGCCACAGGCAGCCGGCAATTAACGAAGGAGCGGATGGCTATTGTGATCACTGATCCGATCTGGGTCTCTGAGGGCGATGGTAAGGCCGGATTCGTCCCTTTTCCGGAGTCGTGGATTGATATGACCATCGACTTCAAATCTTCCGCGATTGGCAGGCAGCGAGTGGTGACTCCGGTTACCTGCAGTCATTTTAGTGAGCACATCTCGGCGGCGCGTACGTTTGGTTTTGCTCAGCAAATTGAAACGTTAAAAACTTTGGGCCTGGCCAAGGGCGGCTCGCTACGCAATGCAGTTCTTATTGACCAGGATCAGGTCGTAAATCCGGAAGGTCTGCGCTTCGACAATGAATTTGTACGTCATAAAATCGTCGATGTCATCGGGGATTTGTCGTTGCTGGGCGTGAAAATTGTGGGTTGTTTCGTCGGTCAGTGCAGTGGTCACCGATTAAACAATCAGTTGCTTCGTGATTTGATGCTGCAACAGAAGCACTGGGTTTACACGACTTTATCCAATGCGATAGAAAATTGGGAGCAAATCAGGTCCGGCTCAGGTAAGAATCAGTTTGAGCTGGCGAGGCCCGAGCAGTTTGCTAATTGAATGGTCAGGGAATGGCGATTTTTCTTGTCATTGCAGGAGACATTATTTGGCATAGTCTTAATGCGAGGTCTCCAATGCAGGAGCGGGGCTATACCGTCGCCGAATTGGTCGAGGCCAAGACTGAGATTCTCAGGCTGCGTGCCCAGATGCGACAGATTGACCACATTCCCAGCAAGGTCGTGTTTAATCCGGTCGTAACAAACATTGGGCCGCTCGCGTCAGTCACCTATATGGAAGCCATGGCGATACCGGAACGCTTTGAGGAATCAACCCAGTACATTTTGCGTACCACACTCTTTGACGGTGAATCCGGCAACTCTATCTGGCAGATGTTCTCCACTACAGTCGACCCGAAATCCCTGGAACAGGCCACCAGAGAGTTTTCCCGCGTCGTCGTCCGCGAACTCCAAAAATCCTTCACCGAATGAGCGTCCCAACGACAAGTCGCACCCCCCAACCGTTTGTTGCAATGATTCTGGGCCTGACCCTGACAGGTTGCTCCCTTAACCAGACACTCAGCCTGGGCGTGGACGATCCCTGCGATTCCCTGAAATCCATTATTGCGGATTATCCGTCTGGATTTGCCCAGTACCGCGGAAGGTCCAA of Marinobacter sediminum contains these proteins:
- the lpxC gene encoding UDP-3-O-acyl-N-acetylglucosamine deacetylase, whose translation is MTNKQHAAGKSESLQCTIAKPVHFVGRGLHSGMPVSMTLRPATADTGYVFHRLDVAPPHNQVAARWLSVCDTRLSTTIGNSAGVTVKTIEHLIAALSACGIDNCRIDIDGPEVPIMDGSAKPFVDQILATGSRQLTKERMAIVITDPIWVSEGDGKAGFVPFPESWIDMTIDFKSSAIGRQRVVTPVTCSHFSEHISAARTFGFAQQIETLKTLGLAKGGSLRNAVLIDQDQVVNPEGLRFDNEFVRHKIVDVIGDLSLLGVKIVGCFVGQCSGHRLNNQLLRDLMLQQKHWVYTTLSNAIENWEQIRSGSGKNQFELARPEQFAN